The nucleotide window CTTCCTGTTCGCCGGCCCGACCGGTGTCGGGAAAACCGAGGTGACGGTTCAGCTCTCCAAAGCGCTGGGCATTGAGCTGCTGCGTTTTGATATGTCTGAGTACATGGAGCGTCACACCGTCAGCCGTTTGATTGGTGCACCTCCGGGCTACGTGGGCTTTGATCAGGGCGGCCTGCTCACCGATGCGGTGATCAAGCATCCGCACGCGGTACTGCTGCTTGATGAAATCGAGAAAGCGCACCCGGATGTGTTCAATATCCTGCTGCAGGTGATGGACAACGGGACGCTGACCGACAACAACGGGCGCAAGGCGGACTTCCGCAACGTGGTGCTGGTGATGACCACCAACGCCGGGGTGCGTGAAACTGAACGTAAATCTATCGGCCTTATCCACCAGGATAACAGCACCGATGCGATGGAAGAGATCAAGAAGATCTTTACGCCGGAATTCCGTAACCGTCTGGACAACATTATCTGGTTCGATCACCTCTCTACCGCGGTGATCCATCAGGTGGTGGATAAGTTCATCGTCGAGTTGCAGGTTCAGCTGGATCAGAAAGGCGTGTCGCTAGAAGTGAGCCAGGAGGCCCGCAACTGGCTGGCTGAGAAAGGCTACGACCGTGCGATGGGTGCGCGTCCGATGGCGCGTGTGATTCAGGATAACCTGAAGAAACCGCTGGCGAACGAGCTGTTGTTTGGCTCGCTGGTGGACGGTGGTCAGGTGACCGTGGCGCTGGATCAGGCGAAGAATGAGCTGACGTACGATTTCCAGAGTGCGGCGAAGCATAAGCCGGAAGCGGCTCACTGAGTTGAACGTTAAACTTAAAAACCGGGCATTTGCCCGGTTTTTTTATGCCTGATTCTGGCAGACCGCACTATCTGTTCCCTCTCCCTGTGGGAGAGGGCTAGGGTGAGGGCATCAGGGCGCAGAGGAATTTTGCGAGGCGCTTTCCAGTATTTAATGATGCTGATTGCTGGATAAATTCACAGTAGTAAAATGGCGACACACCTGCAAAATCAGGTGCCGGGATTGGCGTCCTGATACACACATATGGAAAGATGTTGCTCACAGCAACGTTACTGGTTTCGTTCACTCTTTTTTTAGCTGCGGTATAATCCGTATCTTCAAATATGGTGGGCTGAACTGGGGCTTCTTTTGAAGCGCCGATTTTCCATATGGTCGGTACGCCAAACCGGTTCAGTCTGCCACCTGAAGTTGGCGTTTCTGGTGGTAGTTTTCGGCTTCTAAATATGGAAATTATGATATGGAAAACCAATCTTTCTCCCAACTCTACAGCGAACTCTCCCTCAACCCCGATCTCCCAACCCTTGCCGAGCGTTGTAAGTTGCTCACCGAAATCCTGCTGGATTGCACTTCGCTTCCTCAAACCCAGCCCGTTTGCCGCTGTCTGGGCGCTTATCTGGAAGAAGTTAAAACGGGACTCACAGAATCAATGCGCGATTTTCAGGTGGTGGAATTTGAAGACGCAGAGGAGCCGCCGCGGTATAAAGAGTGGATGCTGGAAGATACCGAAACCAAATGCGATTACTGCCGGGCATTAAATCACGTATTGCTGATTTCGCATTTTGATCGCGATATGTTGCCGCATCTTACGGGGTTATTGCATGACATAGCGCATTCAATGGCCGCAGATGTGATTATGCCTTGTCGTGAAAAAACCGTAATCCATATTATTCCCTGAATCTGATTTGTTGCATCAGTACGGGTTCTTGCACCCATTACGTCACGGACGTGATAAGAAATTGTAGTGGCCTGGACATCCCAAACACGAGAGAAGCAAAAAGTATGCGGGCCACTTTAGTGAATAATTAAAACCCCATTATGAAATTTTCAGGGATAACTAATGAGATCGCTCCTGATAATCATTTTCACGCTGTCTTCAATTGCTGTGGCAAGTGAACACAATCAACCCGCTACCATAGCCATAAAATTTAATCAGTGGTATATCAGTCAGCTTAATCAGAATAATGCACCTGTCCTCAACCCGGACACTATGGGTGATTACGTAGCATCAGAAACGATCGCAGCGATAAAAAAACTTTATTCAGGTGACAGTAATGATAAAGACATGCCAGATGCTGACATGTTTATAAAAGCCCAGGACTGGGGTAATGACTGGGATCATGTTGCGGTAGTTTCATCTGATTTTGACGCTGTGTGCACAAACATCTATATCGCATTCGGACAGAAGCAGGAGCATGTCGTTGCAGATTGCCTGATTCAGGAAAATGGGAAGTGGAAAATAAGGTCAGCAACTCTTATTAAATAAGGATCGGCTCGCTGACTGGGGGATCTTTCTACGGGCGACTTACGGGCTAAGCGCGACAGCGACGGTTCCCTGGTTCTGAGAAATAACAACCGCATCTGTTTCAGGGTGCGGTTTTTTCTGCCAGCCGGGTATCGAATACAAAAGAGTGGCGCTGAACGGAGGATAAAGCCTGTTGAAATGCCGGGTTCAATGGGTTGAGAATGGCATTGTTTTCATAAGGAATAATGCAGGAAGGTAAAATAAGTGCCAGTGCATCACTGGCCTGTAGCCAGCTGGTTCCCAGGTCCATCGTTGAAACCGGAGCTGGATTTTCCTGCCAGTCCCCGGGCAGCCACTCTTTATCCAGATGATCAATCTGATCGTCCGGGATATCGATGCTGAACAGTTGGTATTGATTCAGTACGGTATCCCTTTTAACGTGAACCAGAATTTCGAGCGCTGCCAGCGAGATGGATGTGGAGACGTACACCGCAGGGTGTCCTTTATGATTCCAGCGGCCACCATACTGGTTTGCACCGCTTCCACTCCACGCTTCGCTGGCATAACGTCCCGTCACCAGACGATAAAAAATCATGCCAGCACTCCGTGTTCCAGACGGCCAATCAGGTCGGTGACTTCCAGTGCGCCGGTTTCTGTGGCAATCAGGTCGACAGGTGCTATATTGCCAAGCCCGCGAACCGGTGATTGCAGCCAGTTCCATGCCTCGTCTTTACTGCCAAAATAATCGACAGCGGTATCCAGTACCCGAACGAAACGAGCCACGCGTTCGCTTTCATCGGGCGTCAGCGTACGGCCCGCACTTTTGCGGCGCGCGACATTGCGCTCGTTAATCCCTGTCACGCGTAAAATGTCCGCTTTTGACATCGCGGTCCATTCATGAATGTTGTCAAGTACGCTGACGGGCAAGCCCTGATTGAGATATTCAATCAGCCGCATACCTCTGTTTGCAGGCAAACCTGCAAAACGCCAAAGTGCGTTGTCAGCAGGTTTCTGCGCGGGAACCCATGTTCTCATCTGTACCTCCTGATGAATGTCATTTGTCATAGGGAAGTATAGTCATTTGTCATGACTTATGGAATGGATACTTTTTGCGCATTAAGAGCGGAGGGATTAAAGGTGTCGTGGCCTACAAAAAAATAAGGCCGGGATTATCCCGACCTTGTATATATTCATCTGCCATTACAGGCGAAAACAATTAGCGACTACGGAAGACAATGCGGCCTTTG belongs to Enterobacter cloacae and includes:
- a CDS encoding TIGR02293 family toxin-antitoxin system antitoxin component translates to MRTWVPAQKPADNALWRFAGLPANRGMRLIEYLNQGLPVSVLDNIHEWTAMSKADILRVTGINERNVARRKSAGRTLTPDESERVARFVRVLDTAVDYFGSKDEAWNWLQSPVRGLGNIAPVDLIATETGALEVTDLIGRLEHGVLA